TAAGAACGTTTTCAACCTCCTTGACAATTTGCGCTTGTTTGTCTGCGGTTAAAGCATCAAAACCTGGATCAATCTGACGGGCATTTTCTTCCAGAGAAATATCAGGATTTTTCTCTTTGTTACTTAAAATCCAAGATTCCCGTTCAGTAACAGTTTGTTCACGAAACTCAGTAGTTGCTAGTTCGTAACCCCAATCGCGGAAAGCGCCTTCGGTGTACTTCATGATGTTGCCTTTATGCACCAAAGTCACCTGTTGCTTGTTTTTGGGGAGTAGCAGGGCGTGTTTGATAGCACGTCGCACTAGACGCTGGGAACCCTTTTTACTGATGGGTTTGATGCCAATCCCAGCATCGAGGGGGATTTGCTTTTTACCATGTTCTGGTGTGGCGGGGATCAGTTCTTCGTTGAGGATTTTAATTAAGCGATCGCCAATTTCACTACCTTGACGCCACTCAATACCCAAATAAATATCTTCTGTATTTTCCCGATAAACAATTACATCCAGCTTTTCGGGATTTTTGTGGGGCGAGGGCGTACCTGCATAGTAGCGGCAAGGACGCACGCAGGTGTAGAGGTCAAAAATTTGCCGTAGCGCCACATTCAAAGAACGAATCCCGCCACCCACAGGGGTAGTCAAAGGCCCTTTAATTGCGACACCATATTCTTGAATTGCTGTCAGAGTATCTTCAGGTAAATACTGATAAGTACCGTATAAATCACATGCTTCGTCCCCAGCATAAACCTTGAACCAACTAATTTGACGTTGGCCCTTGTATGCCTTTGCTACCGCAGCATCTAGCACTTTTTGAGCCGCTGGCCAGATATCTATACCTGTGCCGTCGCCTCGAATAAAGGGGATAATTGGATTGTCTGGCACAATCGGTTCACCATTTTTAAAGGTGATTTTTGCTCCGGTTATGGGGGGGGTAATCTTGTCGTACATAATTCACATACTCCTGAACGATACGCCGTTAGATTGGGTACTAGGGACTAGGGACTGGGTATTGGGTACTGGGGATTGGGTATTGGGAATTGGGAATTGGGAATTGGGAATTGGTAATTGGTAAGATTTTCCTATTCCCCAGTCCCCAGTCCCCAGTCCCCAGTCCCTAGTCCCTAGTCCCCAGTCCCCAGCCCCTAATCCCCAGTCCCCTGAAAGCAGATTTTCCCCCTATTCCCCGTTGTACATTATTTGGGGCTAAAGTATGGGATTGGGTGAAGCGATCGCAATTTTTGTACGATCAAAAATAGTAAACTACTTTTCGCTATCAGTGCTTCGCTTAAAAGAATGCCCGATAGCTGATCGCTTTTTGACGCTGACGCTAAAACGAGTAATGGCATGACAGACCCAATGATTTTATCAGGCCCTGCGAATGACATCGACTCTCTCCGCCTCCAGTTAATCGCTGGGTCTCTTCAAGTCCAACAACAAATCATCCCACAGTTAGCTGACTTGGGTAATGAGGGATTAGAGGTGTTGATGGAATTTTTACTGAAACGACGTGACAATCCAGCAACTTGGGTCGATGGGAAAGCCTACCAAGTCCTCTATAATTCAGACGCACCTCTGGCTCAAGAATTTCTCCAAACCAGTTTTCCTGAAGGAATTGTACCTCTAAAATCAGAGTCTGGGATTAATTATAATCCTTTGCAACAGTTACTTGCTGTCCAAGACTTCCAGGCAGCCGATCGCATGACTATACAAAAAATGTGTGAGCTAACCGGGCCAATGGCTGTACAAAGAAAATGGTTG
Above is a window of Nostoc sp. UHCC 0702 DNA encoding:
- a CDS encoding NADP-dependent isocitrate dehydrogenase translates to MYDKITPPITGAKITFKNGEPIVPDNPIIPFIRGDGTGIDIWPAAQKVLDAAVAKAYKGQRQISWFKVYAGDEACDLYGTYQYLPEDTLTAIQEYGVAIKGPLTTPVGGGIRSLNVALRQIFDLYTCVRPCRYYAGTPSPHKNPEKLDVIVYRENTEDIYLGIEWRQGSEIGDRLIKILNEELIPATPEHGKKQIPLDAGIGIKPISKKGSQRLVRRAIKHALLLPKNKQQVTLVHKGNIMKYTEGAFRDWGYELATTEFREQTVTERESWILSNKEKNPDISLEENARQIDPGFDALTADKQAQIVKEVENVLNSIWLTHGNGKWKDKVLVNDRIADSIFQQIQTRPDEYSILATMNLNGDYLSDAAAAIVGGLGMGPGANIGDACAIFEATHGTAPKHAGLDRINPGSVILSGVMMLEYLGWQEAADLIKKGLGDAIANSQVTYDLARLLEPPVAPLKCSEFAEAIIQHFG
- a CDS encoding GUN4 domain-containing protein; its protein translation is MTDPMILSGPANDIDSLRLQLIAGSLQVQQQIIPQLADLGNEGLEVLMEFLLKRRDNPATWVDGKAYQVLYNSDAPLAQEFLQTSFPEGIVPLKSESGINYNPLQQLLAVQDFQAADRMTIQKMCELTGPMAVQRKWLYFTEVENSPAVDLQTINNLWLVHSEGKFGFSVQREIWLSLGKNWDNFWPKIGWKRGNNWTRYPNEFTWDLSAPKGHLPLSNQLRGVRVIASLLSHPAWSISTEK